The Bacteroidia bacterium genome includes a window with the following:
- a CDS encoding YdcH family protein encodes MEKHHDLIHEFPEYKEKIHELKLNNTHFKSLFDEYHTLDHDIHRIESGAEPTSDDVLTELRKKRVHLKDSLYALLKQ; translated from the coding sequence ATGGAAAAACACCACGATCTTATTCACGAATTCCCCGAATACAAAGAGAAAATCCACGAATTAAAGCTCAATAATACCCATTTCAAATCCTTGTTCGACGAATACCATACCCTTGATCACGATATTCACCGCATCGAATCAGGTGCAGAGCCAACTTCCGATGATGTATTAACCGAATTGAGGAAGAAACGGGTTCATTTGAAAGATTCCTTGTACGCCTTATTGAAGCAGTAA
- a CDS encoding Lrp/AsnC ligand binding domain-containing protein translates to MQIQPENQAHSYIPDKTDLAILRLLMQDAGLPYTEIGAKVFVSPGTVHFRMRKMQEAGLVKGSTLILDPSKFGYDLVVFVGVYLEHGSAYKEVVDEFEKIPEITEAHYITGNYSVFMKIVCRNTQHLRQILNDQVQGIPGVQRTETFVSLEESINRSILPS, encoded by the coding sequence ATGCAAATTCAACCCGAAAATCAAGCCCATTCTTATATTCCCGATAAAACAGATTTAGCCATTTTGCGACTGCTCATGCAGGATGCAGGCCTTCCTTACACCGAAATCGGCGCAAAAGTGTTCGTTTCACCCGGTACTGTCCACTTCCGAATGCGTAAAATGCAGGAAGCAGGTTTGGTTAAAGGCAGCACTTTAATTTTAGATCCTTCCAAATTTGGTTACGACCTGGTTGTATTTGTTGGAGTGTACCTGGAACATGGTTCGGCCTATAAAGAAGTAGTTGACGAATTCGAAAAAATCCCGGAGATTACCGAAGCACATTACATTACCGGCAATTACAGCGTATTTATGAAAATTGTTTGCCGTAATACCCAACACCTTCGCCAAATCCTGAACGATCAAGTACAAGGCATACCCGGTGTGCAACGAACGGAAACCTTTGTCTCACTCGAAGAAAGCATCAATCGAAGCATTTTGCCTTCCTGA
- a CDS encoding c-type cytochrome has translation MKKIYLFGFLLLILASCKKDPQLGDAVIALAIPKGFPSPEIPDDNLPTRYRIDLGKRLFHDPILSRDSTIACASCHFENLKFVDSLAFSKGIDNQNTMRNSMTILNVAYQPYMFWDGGVPTLEQQVLAPISNPLEMDFDVNLVVERLKNHPEYPALFEQAYGEGPSVYTLTRAIANFERTLFTGLSKYDDYLHNNNTTALNESETRGMNLFFNERGDCFHCHGEYNFTDYSFHNNGLYEVYADSGRARVTGQSADVGKFKVPSLRNIAQTAPYMHDGSLKTLEEVLEHYSSGGKNHPNKSGMIVQKNFTQQEKTDIINFLKALSDQ, from the coding sequence ATGAAAAAGATCTACCTCTTCGGATTCCTGCTTTTGATTCTGGCTTCTTGTAAAAAGGACCCTCAACTGGGCGATGCAGTTATTGCCCTTGCTATTCCAAAAGGCTTTCCTTCTCCCGAAATTCCCGACGATAACCTGCCTACCCGCTACCGCATCGATTTAGGCAAGCGCCTGTTTCACGATCCAATTCTCTCTCGCGATAGCACCATTGCCTGCGCCTCCTGCCATTTCGAAAACCTGAAATTTGTGGATAGCCTGGCCTTCAGCAAAGGCATCGACAACCAAAATACCATGCGCAATAGCATGACTATTTTAAATGTAGCCTACCAGCCTTATATGTTTTGGGATGGAGGGGTGCCAACTTTGGAACAACAAGTGCTTGCCCCAATTTCCAATCCACTCGAAATGGATTTCGATGTTAACCTGGTGGTAGAACGTCTCAAAAACCACCCTGAATATCCTGCTCTCTTTGAACAAGCCTATGGCGAAGGGCCCTCCGTTTATACACTTACCCGTGCCATAGCAAATTTCGAACGTACTTTGTTTACCGGACTCTCCAAATACGACGACTACCTCCACAACAACAATACCACCGCACTTAACGAATCCGAAACCCGTGGAATGAATTTGTTTTTCAATGAACGTGGCGACTGCTTCCATTGCCATGGCGAATACAACTTTACCGATTACAGCTTTCATAACAATGGTTTGTATGAAGTATACGCCGATAGCGGCAGAGCTCGTGTAACCGGACAATCAGCCGATGTGGGTAAATTCAAAGTCCCTTCGCTACGTAATATTGCCCAAACCGCTCCTTACATGCACGACGGGTCGCTGAAAACCTTGGAGGAAGTATTGGAACACTACAGCAGTGGAGGTAAAAACCATCCCAATAAAAGTGGAATGATTGTTCAGAAAAATTTTACCCAGCAGGAAAAAACAGATATCATTAATTTTCTAAAAGCTCTTTCAGACCAATAA